The Hypanus sabinus isolate sHypSab1 chromosome X1, sHypSab1.hap1, whole genome shotgun sequence genome window below encodes:
- the LOC132384762 gene encoding homeobox protein Hox-A3-like, translated as MQETLPYGKLTSHGALPVPSPLRPPKPLVASPNAVRGSSAPLPARDCRASWSGAERVFPWMKESRGVCPHSSLHPGRAEDPGRRARTAYSSVQLLELEKEFHLSRYVRGPRRREMACFLRLSERQVKVWFQNRRMKHKREARWRHGASGTAPGPPGDPVPVESCPPSTFSGLARSPSPFSSAPSSPGDIPVNYAGCPAQLSLGPQDGPCGVWARHGPRLTHL; from the exons ATGCAGGAGACGCTACCCTATGGGAAGCTGACCTCGCACGGCGCATTGCCCGTCCCGTCTCCGCTTCGGCCGCCCAAGCCTCTCGTCGCCTCCCCGAACGCCGTCCGCGGCTCATCGGCTCCCCTTCCCGCACGGGACTGTCGCGCCAGCTGGTCCGGAGCAGAGCGAGTGTTCCCGTGGATGAAGGAAAGCCGCGGGGTCTGTCCGCACAGCTCGCTGCACCCAG GAAGGGCCGAGGATCCGGGCCGGCGAGCCCGTACAGCCTACAGCAGCGTGCAACTTTTAGAGTTGGAGAAAGAGTTTCACCTGAGCCGCTACGTGCGAGGCCCGCGGCGCCGGGAGATGGCCTGCTTTCTCCGCCTATCTGAGCGCCAGGTCAAGGTCTGGTTCCAGAATCGCCGCATGAAACACAAGCGGGAAGCGCGGTGGAGGCACGGAGCCAGTGGAACAGCGCCTGGGCCCCCCGGAGACCCCGTCCCCGTTGAATCCTGTCCGCCTTCCACCTTCAGCGGACTGGCACGCTCGCCCTCGCCTTTCTCCAGCGCCCCGTCTTCCCCCGGCGACATCCCGGTCAACTACGCTGGCTGCCCTGCTCAGCTAAGCCTCGGGCCGCAGGATGGTCCCTGCGGCGTTTGGGCGCGGCACGGCCCCCGGCTCACCCACCTCTGA